One region of Melitaea cinxia chromosome 29, ilMelCinx1.1, whole genome shotgun sequence genomic DNA includes:
- the LOC123667933 gene encoding U-scoloptoxin(01)-Cw1a-like: MSGLRMCGVKLSSVGLLAVLLYLIDTSRAALDGYVPGQDYPDFEEVPKGLSFTCADKIPGYYADTETNCQVWHWCVPGLGGNSMYSFLCAPGTVFNQQSRVCDWFFKVDCPNSPAFYGVNEDLYKDEAGNYIAGKK; the protein is encoded by the exons ATGTCGGGATTAAGGATGTGTGGTGTCAAGCTGAGCTCGGTGGGACTCCTGGCTGTCCTGCTATACCTGATAGATACATCAAGAGCT gctTTAGATGGCTACGTTCCCGGACAAGATTATCCTGATTTCGAAGAAGTTCCGAAGGGCCTCTCGTTCACCTGCGCGGATAAGATACCCGGATACTACGCGGATACGGAAACTAACTGTCAA GTTTGGCATTGGTGTGTGCCTGGTCTAGGCGGTAACTCCATGTACTCGTTCCTTTGCGCTCCAGGAACCGTCTTCAACCAGCAGTCCAGGGTCTGCGACTGGTTCTTCAAG GTGGACTGCCCCAACTCACCGGCTTTCTACGGTGTTAACGAGGATCTTTACAAAGACGAAGCAGGAAACTATATTGCCGGGAAAAAGTAG
- the LOC123667932 gene encoding uncharacterized protein LOC123667932, whose product MEVPVTEALPGKSRKRPKLPEKWKANLAKKERYSSHSLPEPITCNHDTKTYQCKKLKVRDLQKFHDRFYATPLKAKQDALILKCCTIKKTCRRRPTKNVRKCREYTIKYAIYAQKKIVPVCQQVFLNTLGIKKYRVQFVMQNFFTTGKLPDEKRGGDRKTQKYAAKRQSVREFIKSLKCVESHYCRSSTQQRKYLPSELNINKLYKLYKSQNPDSTVKSSYFRFIFNADFNLSFGTPRTDVCSKCIELSEKIKTENDQSVKVNLMTEKRIHRLKARAFFNMLREKKEGMATFSFDCQKNLVLPKLPDQSCYYSRQLYLYNFAMIRGSSKDPLNKDTSFAYTWTENEFAKSANEIASAVYDRLNKSDFTNVSHIRLIADGCGGQNKNSSMLAMCCRWLLDNKSINKIELVFPVTGHSYMPADRVFGNIEKEIRKKEVITSPSEYIDIIGKYATITELTSVPIYDWKTCVLQVLKTTAQFHFKISQCKRFILKRSKTRENVLVRGEVFYNSDTGVSKTICKAGKTTEMIKPSIITKGVVVKSLKLRDVKQLLTKHYGENWAELQQLQFYTNVLSVQIDEDEEPTEEIDCEMGSQDEECGIRV is encoded by the exons ATGGAGGTGCCTGTAACAGAAGCGTTACCGGGGAAGTCCAGAAAACGTCCAAAATTACCAGAGAAATGGAAAGCAAATTTGGCAAAAAAAGAGAG GTACTCATCGCACAGTTTACCGGAACCGATTACCTGTAATCACGACACAAAAACTTACCAGTGTAAGAAATTAAAAGTACGAGATCTACAAAAATTCCATGACAGGTTCTACGCAACACCATTGAAAGCTAAACAGGATGCATTAATACTAAAATGCtgtactataaaaaaaacatgtcgcAGGCGGCCTACAAAAAATGTCAGGAAATGCAGAGAATATACCATAAAGTATGCTATATATgcccaaaaaaaaattgtgccaGTATGCCAACAAGTGTTTTTGAATACacttggaataaaaaaatatcgtgtgCAGTTTGTGATGCAGAATTTCTTTACCACAGGAAAACTTCCTGACGAAAAAAGGGGTGGCGACCGTAAGACCCAGAAGTATGCCGCTAAAAGACAATCTGTCCGTGAATTTATAAAATCGTTGAAATGTGTCGAATCACATTATTGCCGAAGTTCAACGCAACAGCGTAAATATCTCCCAAGCGAGCTCAACATCAATAAATTGTATAAGTTATACAAGTCTCAAAACCCTGACAGTACTGTGAAATCTTCGTACTTCAGGTTTATCTTTAACGCAGATTTTAACCTGAGTTTCGGAACACCGAGAACCGATGTCTGTTCGAAATGTATTGAATTgagtgaaaaaattaaaactgaaaatGATCAATCGGTAAAAGTTAACCTGATGACAGAAAAAAGAATACACAGACTTAAGGCACGCGCATTCTTTAACATGCTCAGAGAGAAAAAGGAAGGAATGGCAACGTTTTCTTTTGATTGCCAAAAGAACTTAGTTCTGCCTAAACTGCCGGATCAAAGTTGTTACTATAGCAGACAACTTTACCTGTATAACTTTGCAATGATTCGAGGATCTTCCAAAGATCCGTTAAATAAAGATACGTCGTTTGCCTATACATGGACCGAGAATGAATTTGCTAAAAGTGCAAATGAAATAGCTTCCGCCGTTTACGACCGATTAAATAAAAGCGACTTCACAAACGTCAGTCACATCCGTCTGATAGCAGATGGATGTGGAGGTCAGAATAAAAATAGCTCAATGCTAGCTATGTGCTGTCGATGGCTATTGGATAACAAATCTATTAACAAAATTGAGCTGGTATTTCCAGTTACCGGTCATTCATACATGCCTGCCGATAGAGTTTTTGGGAACATCGAAAAAGAAATACGGAAAAAAGAAGTTATCACATCGCCTTCGGAGTACATTGACATTATTGGCAAATACGCCACCATTACGGAACTGACAAGCGTACCCATTTACGACTGGAAAACATGCGTACTGCAAGTTTTGAAAACAACTGCTcagtttcatttcaaaatatcgCAGTGCAAACGATTCATCTTAAAGAGGTCTAAAACCCGAGAAAATGTGTTGGTGCGTGGGGAAGTTTTCTATAACTCCGATACTGGAGTATCAAAGACCATCTGCAAAGCTGGCAAAACAACCGAGATGATAAAACCATCTATTATTACGAAAGGCGTGGTGGTGAAAAGCCTTAAATTACGAGATGTTAAGCAGCTATTAACAAAGCATTATGGCGAAAATTGGGCAGAACTGCAACAATTGCAGTTCTACACAAACGTGTTGAGTGTTCAAATCGATGAAGATGAAGAACCCACCGAAGAAATTGATTGTGAGATGGGCTCTCAAGACGAAGAGTGTGGTATACGGGTGTAA